Proteins encoded together in one Drosophila albomicans strain 15112-1751.03 chromosome 2R, ASM965048v2, whole genome shotgun sequence window:
- the LOC117575659 gene encoding uncharacterized protein LOC117575659 isoform X1, with the protein MALRGICLRLPQHRLFKSVSKVQSFKKHSAFRYVSGSSAAEPMVPFLDTPSCVFSVEALNHHWGAWPVVLISMFGAACELLAIMRLAVMRDDVWYTKGPAPCEIIETRKGYPAPSRKMLVVNQKYETPKGVLDATCGDIEGSPSEEKPIKSEVSTKAVAAHAIASLGVMYMAFIM; encoded by the exons ATGGCTCTTCGAGGTATTTGTTTAAGGCTCCCACAACATAGACTTTTTAAGTCGGTCTCTAAG GTACAatcttttaaaaaacataGCGCCTTTCGATATGTTTCTGGAAGCTCGGCAGCTG aGCCAATGGTACCATTCTTGGATACCCCAAGCTGTGTATTTTCAGTTGAGGCTTTGAACCATCATTGGGGT gCTTGGCCAGTTGTTCTAATTTCGATGTTTGGGGCAGCTTGCGAGTTGCTTGCTATAATGCGTTTGGCAGTAATGCGGGATGATGTTTGGTATACTAAGGGCCCAGCTCCTTGCGAAATTATCGAGACCCGGAAGGGCTATCCAGCACCTTCACGCAAG ATGTTAGTCGTGAATCAAAAATATGAGACTCCTAAAGGAGTTTTGGATGCTACATGTGGCGATATCGAAGGATCACCCA GCGAagaaaaaccaataaaaagtGAAGTTAGTACTAAGGCAGTAGCAGCTCACGCGATAGCCAGTCTTGGTGTTATGTACATGGCTTTTATTATGTAG
- the LOC117575659 gene encoding uncharacterized protein LOC117575659 isoform X2, which produces MALRGICLRLPQHRLFKSVSKVQSFKKHSAFRYVSGSSAAEPMVPFLDTPSCVFSVEALNHHWGAWPVVLISMFGAACELLAIMRLAVMRDDVWYTKGPAPCEIIETRKGYPAPSRKMLVVNQKYETPKGVLDATCGDIEGSPTDEGAKKKKK; this is translated from the exons ATGGCTCTTCGAGGTATTTGTTTAAGGCTCCCACAACATAGACTTTTTAAGTCGGTCTCTAAG GTACAatcttttaaaaaacataGCGCCTTTCGATATGTTTCTGGAAGCTCGGCAGCTG aGCCAATGGTACCATTCTTGGATACCCCAAGCTGTGTATTTTCAGTTGAGGCTTTGAACCATCATTGGGGT gCTTGGCCAGTTGTTCTAATTTCGATGTTTGGGGCAGCTTGCGAGTTGCTTGCTATAATGCGTTTGGCAGTAATGCGGGATGATGTTTGGTATACTAAGGGCCCAGCTCCTTGCGAAATTATCGAGACCCGGAAGGGCTATCCAGCACCTTCACGCAAG ATGTTAGTCGTGAATCAAAAATATGAGACTCCTAAAGGAGTTTTGGATGCTACATGTGGCGATATCGAAGGATCACCCA ctGATGAGGgtgccaaaaagaaaaagaaataa